The Gemmatimonadales bacterium nucleotide sequence TGCCTCGCGGGGCAGCTCTCCGGGTCATAGAACGCGCGAGTTCTGTGCCCGATCTCGCGTCCGTTCACCAGCAGCGTGTTCCCGAATCCCGGCGGGTTGCTGAACCACGCGTCGCTGAATCGCCAGTCTCCGCTGAGCGTCAGCTTGTACGTCGAATTGAGCAGGTAAGGATCTCCGCCGGCGCCCAGATTGGTGTAGTGTCGGCTGAACCCCACGAGCAGATCCGCCTGGCAGCTTTCCCTCACGACGTTGCCGCTGGTCGTCACCTCGATGTCACCCCGGAGCCTCGTGTCGGGCTGGGGGAACAGGGCGTCGATCATCAGTCCGAAGTTGTTGTTCACCAGCAGATTGTCGCGAATCTTGATGTGGCTCGAACCGGGGACATTCGGCGCACCGAGGCCGACAGCCCCAACCCGGATGCCGGCGCTGATCGGCTGCTGCCGGACGTTGCGAACCTCGTTGTCGATGATATCGACGAAGACCTTGGAGAAACCGGGGCCGTCCGGCTCGGCGTCGATGGCGGGGCTGGTAAAGATCCCGTGCGTGCCCCCGGCCACAATCTTGTTGCCTTCGGCACGGTAAACGCCGGGCCCCGCGAGACACATGGCGCACTGCCCTCCCTCGCTGATGTGGTTCGTTTCGACGATGGCGTTGCTTCCGCGGAGGTCTATCGTCTCGAAGAAGCCCTCGAGCCGGTTGCCCCGAATGGTGAGACCTGTCACCGTGAACGAGATCACGCCGGTCCCCGCGGTCTCCGTGCCCGGCGCCTGCCCCGACTGAAAGGCGAAGCCCTGCACCGTGAGCCCATTGCCGTCGCCATACGCCGCGAAGATCGCGGGGAAGCCCACCAGATCCGACAGCGGCTCGATTGGTGCGAGCGTCGTCGCCCGACCAGTCGTGCTGGTACCCGTGGCTCGTCCACTGGCATCCAGGCGCATCACCAGCGCACCCCGGAGCGTGATGGCCGGCACGTCCACCTCGAACGGGAAACGCTCGAGACTCTCGTCGGTGTTGGCCAGGTCATCGGTTCCCCGATACACCCCGGCGGCAACGGTGATGGTGATGCGACACGCGGCCGAGGCCAGCTCGCCCCGTGCCTTCCGGCCGTCCCGCGCCACGGTGAGAGCGTCTCCGATCCGGCGGAAGTGCGCGCCGTCCTTCGGCTGATCGCTCGCGTGGGATACCGCGAGGCTGGTGAGGTAGTCGCCGTGACCGAGATGAGTCGCGAGCTGGGACGGGGAGACGGTGATGATCCCGCCGCTGTGGCACACGGACAGCCGATCGGAGGACGTCTCGGTCAGAGACACCTTGGCCTGGTCCGGCGCGGTCGGCGCGTCGTCGGAGCACGAGGCAAGCAAAGCGATGATGCTCAGGCCGCCGAGCAGAGCGGCCGACGAACGTTGCAGGCGAGGACGCATGGTCTCGTGCCCTCAGGCAGGTGTGGACTCGAGCGCGAATGGCCGGCCGGTATACCCCAGCGACTCGCATGACTGCTCATTGGATCGCGGACCATGAGTAGTACGGGCAGCGGGCGCCCGGTTGCTCAGCGCCCGAGTCAGCGCCCGCCGATCAGCTCGAATCCGGCCCAGTAATAGGGGCTCGCCGTCGCCGGGACCGACAACAGCGCACGCTGCGCCGCGGCCAGCGCCCGGCCCGGATCTGACCCTATCACGTATCCCTGGTAAAACCGCTCCATGAGCGCGGCGCTGGCTCGGTCCTGGACCGGCCAGAGCGTCGCCATCACCCGCGCCGTCCCGGCCGAGAGGAACGCGCGCGCCAGCCCCACCCAGTCGTCGCCGGCCGGCACGTCGGTGAGCGCGCCGGAGCCAAGTCCGGTCTGGCAGGCCGACAGCACCACCAGATCGGCCGCGAGCCGCAGACCGAAGACCTCGTGGACCTCGAGCCGGCCGTCGTCGGCTCCCTCGGGTGCCAGTGCGACAAAGGAGAACAGCGGGTTCTGCTTGTTGAGCACGCCGTAGGTCGCGAGATGAATGACCCGGCGGGTGGGTGCTTCGCGCAGGAAGGCGGCCTCTGTCGCGGCATTCCCGACGACGACTCGCGCCTCCTTCCCTCCGAGCCGCCCGATGGCCGCCACTTCCTGGCGGGAGGCGGGCAGGGCGTCCGGTCGGGGTGCAAAGGCGAGGAGGCCGCTGGTGGCCTTCCCCGGGGCGCGGGCACCGAGGGCGAGCCACACGGATGCCGAAGGCGCCGCCATGAGCTGGAATCGCTCTATCAGGAAGTGTCCGTGGCCGTCCAGCAGCGCGGCGAACGGCAGGTAGTGCAGCTCGGCGTGGGGCACGATGACGAGTCGGGTCTTGCCGTCGAGGAGCCCGGAGGCCTCGATCGGTGCGACGAGATCGCGATAGAGCTGGCGCAGCGGAGCGCGCCAGAGCGAATCGAGACCCGGCGACCCCCGCGGCTGCAACGATCCTCGCACGAAGTCGATCAAGCCGGCGAGCTCAGGGCGGCCCACCCCGAGCTGCAAGGCCACCGTGGTGTCGCGACTGATGACGAAAGCCAGCGAGCTCGCGTCGCTCACCAGGTATTCGATCAAGACCCCGTCCGCCGGAAGCTGCCGGGCGACGTCGCGCCAGGTCGCGGTCTCACGCGACAGGAGCGCCGCGTGCCGCGGGGCCCGCTCGCGAATCTCCAGCAGCAGCTCGGCATAGGATTCCTGCGCGCTGAGCAGCGCTTCGCGTGTGACCGCACCCCCGCGTGACACGTCGGGGCCGCGGAACGGCTGGTTGCCCGCGGGAGCTCCCTCCATCAGGCTGGTGAGCTCGTCGATGCGGTGGCGGAGATCCTGCTCCCTCACCACCAGTGCCATCGCCGTGTCCCGAGGCACCGCGACCCGCCCTTGCGCCAGAAGCTCCCGCATCTCGTTCGCCCGGATACGCTCGCTCACCTCGAACGCGGCAGCGACACGCCCCCTGGCGCGCTCCAGCAGCGCGAGCTGGACGTACACGTCCCACTTATCGGTGAGAAACCCCGAGCGTCGCTCCGCCAGCGTGAGCGAGCGGCCGGTGCGCTCGATGGCGGCGATGCCGGCTCGCAGCTCCTGAGCCGCCTCGTCCGTCGCGCCCCGGTCGCGCAGGGTCGTGCCCAAACCCGCGTGCAGCCGCCAGGTCACCTCGGGTGCCACCCGATCGCCCACGCCGGCAATCGCTG carries:
- a CDS encoding right-handed parallel beta-helix repeat-containing protein; the encoded protein is MRPRLQRSSAALLGGLSIIALLASCSDDAPTAPDQAKVSLTETSSDRLSVCHSGGIITVSPSQLATHLGHGDYLTSLAVSHASDQPKDGAHFRRIGDALTVARDGRKARGELASAACRITITVAAGVYRGTDDLANTDESLERFPFEVDVPAITLRGALVMRLDASGRATGTSTTGRATTLAPIEPLSDLVGFPAIFAAYGDGNGLTVQGFAFQSGQAPGTETAGTGVISFTVTGLTIRGNRLEGFFETIDLRGSNAIVETNHISEGGQCAMCLAGPGVYRAEGNKIVAGGTHGIFTSPAIDAEPDGPGFSKVFVDIIDNEVRNVRQQPISAGIRVGAVGLGAPNVPGSSHIKIRDNLLVNNNFGLMIDALFPQPDTRLRGDIEVTTSGNVVRESCQADLLVGFSRHYTNLGAGGDPYLLNSTYKLTLSGDWRFSDAWFSNPPGFGNTLLVNGREIGHRTRAFYDPESCPARQL